A single window of Taeniopygia guttata chromosome 1, bTaeGut7.mat, whole genome shotgun sequence DNA harbors:
- the LOC100230413 gene encoding regucalcin encodes MSSSIKIESVVKEKNRMGECPVWEERENALVYVDINSQKVCRWSPVTNEVQSVSVDARVGSVALRQCGGYVIALGTRFAFLDWDTQAVTTILELEQDKPNNRFNDGKVDPKGRFFAGTMAEETAPGVRARRQGALYTLFPDHSVIKQLDQLDISNGLDWSLDHRTFFHIDSLSYAVHAFSYDVHTGKIACPKLLYHLEKEEQMPDGMCIDAEGKLWVACIDGGRVIRIDPETGKRIQTVRLPTPRITSCCFGGKDYSEMYVTSAYDGLDEATLAKEPHAGEIFKITGLGVKGIPQNFYAA; translated from the exons ATGTCTTCCTCCATTAAAATCGAGTCTGTTGTGAAGGAGAAGAACCGGATGGGAGAGTGCCCAGTCTGGGAAGAAAGGGAGAATGCACTTGTCTATGTAGACATCAACTCGCAGAAAGTTTGCCGCTGGAGCCCCGTCACCAATGAGGTGCAGAGCGTGTCTGTGG ATGCCCGTGTTGGCTCAGTGGCTCTGCGGCAGTGTGGGGGCTATGTCATCGCCCTGGGGACCAGGTTTGCCTTCCTGGACTGGGACACCCAGGCAGTCACCACCATCCTCGAGCTTGAGCAGGATAAACCCAACAACAGGTTCAATGATGGGAAAGTGGATCCGAAGGGGAGGTTTTTTGCTG GTACGATGGCTGAAGAGACAGCACCAGGGGTCCGAGCGAGGCGGCAAGGAGCTCTCTATACCCTCTTCCCTGACCATTCAGTAATAAAACAACTAGACCAGTTGGACATCTCCAATGGCCTGGATTGGTCCCTGGACCACAGGACCTTCTTTCACATTGACAGCCTGTCATACGCTGTCCATGCCTTCAGCTATGATGTGCACACTGGAAAGATTG CCTGCCCCAAGCTTTTGTACCATCTGGAAAAAGAGGAGCAAATGCCTGACGGGATGTGCATAGACGCAGAAGGGAAGCTCTGGGTGGCCTGTATTGATGGCGGCAGAGTCATTCGCATAGACCCAGAGACAG gaaaaagaatcCAAACTGTGAGGCTGCCTACTCCAAGGATCACCTCTTGCTGCTTTGGTGGAAAAGACTACTCAGAAATGTATGTGACTTCTGCATATGATGGACTGGACGAGGCCACCTTAGCCAAGGAACCTCATGCAGGAGAGATTTTCAAG aTAACAGGCCTGGGTGTGAAAGGGATCCCACAGAATTTCTATGCTGCTTGA
- the RGN gene encoding regucalcin, with the protein MSSVSIECVAREGCRIGESPVWDEKEGALLFVDITGRKVCRWSPVTRQAQAIAVDAPVSSVALRKSGDYVITLGTRFAALKWKEGLVTTITQVDKDKANTRFNDGKVDPAGRYFAGTMAEEIRPAVLERRQGSLYTLLPDLSVVKHFDQVDISNGLDWSLDHRTFFYIDSLSYSVDAFDYDLQTGKIGNRRSIYKLEKEESIPDGMCIDTEGKLWVACYDGGRVIRLDPETGKRLQTVKLPVDKTTSCCFGGKDYSEMFVTSASDGMDKEWLSRQPQAGGIFKITGLGVKGVAPYPFAG; encoded by the exons ATGTCATCTGTCAGCATCGAGTGCGTGgccagggagggctgcaggaTCGGCGAGTCGCCCGTGTGGGACGAGAAGGAGGGCGCGCTGCTGTTCGTGGACATCACGGGCAGGAAGGTGTGCCGCTGGAGCCCGGTCACCCGGCAGGCACAGGCCATTGCCGTGG ATGCTCCTGTGAGCTCCGTGGCTCTCCGGAAGTCTGGGGATTATGTCATCACCCTAGGAACCAGGTTTGCTGCTTTGAAATGGAAAGAGGGGCTGGTAACCACCATTACTCAAGTGGACAAGGATAAAGCAAATACCCGATTCAATGATGGGAAGGTGGATCCTGCAGGGAGGTATTTTGCAG GTACAATGGCAGAGGAGATTCGTCCTGCCGTGCTAGAGAGACGCCAGGGCTCTCTGTACACGCTCCTCCCCGACCTCTCAGTGGTGAAACACTTTGACCAGGTGGACATTTCTAATGGACTGGACTGGTCGCTGGATCACAGAACCTTCTTTTACATTGACAGCTTGTCCTACTCAGTGGATGCCTTTGATTATGACCTCCAAACTGGAAAAATTG GCAACCGTAGGAGTATATACAAACTGGAAAAAGAGGAGAGCATTCCTGATGGGATGTGCATTGACACAGAAGGCAAACTCTGGGTGGCTTGTTATGATGGTGGGAGAGTGATTCGCCTTGACCCTGAGACAG GAAAAAGACTCCAGACTGTGAAACTTCCCGTAGACAAAACAACTTCCTGCTGTTTTGGAGGAAAGGATTATTCAGAAATGTTTGTGACTTCTGCCAGTGATGGAATGGATAAAGAGTGGCTTTCACGGCAACCACAGGCTGGTGGGATTTTCAAG ATAACAGGACTGGGGGTGAAAGGAGTTGCACCATATCCATTTGCAGGTTAA